The following proteins are co-located in the Helicobacter sp. 'house sparrow 1' genome:
- a CDS encoding YihY family inner membrane protein gives MKLKALFLQTRSRITNLYNFLTHEEEIFYFAASLSFYTIFAIIPLLFIILSIISMFPNFQNMMSDFKGAIASILIPTHVDFFTQMLDSFMKQASTMGIVGFVYMGITSLLFFRNYEFITSRMFNSKPRNFLDSLKAYWIMITFFPTVIAFLFYINMQLKRIFQVYKIHLIFINSFSLLLTTILFIVLFRVSANKILVKRILIGSSFVCACIWFIFKWLFLYYISYNKIYPSFYGSISILIIFMLWIYASWTILLFGMRFCEGISIFAEHKTKKGIAK, from the coding sequence ATGAAATTAAAAGCTTTGTTTTTGCAAACTCGAAGTAGAATAACTAATCTTTATAATTTTTTAACACATGAAGAAGAGATTTTTTATTTTGCAGCCTCTTTAAGTTTTTATACTATTTTTGCAATTATTCCTCTACTCTTTATTATCCTATCTATTATCTCTATGTTTCCTAATTTTCAAAATATGATGAGTGATTTCAAAGGGGCAATTGCTTCTATTTTAATCCCAACGCATGTTGATTTTTTTACACAAATGCTAGATTCTTTTATGAAGCAAGCCTCAACAATGGGAATTGTAGGATTTGTGTATATGGGTATTACCTCTCTTTTATTTTTTAGAAACTATGAATTTATTACTTCAAGAATGTTTAATTCTAAACCAAGAAATTTTTTAGATTCCCTTAAAGCATATTGGATAATGATCACTTTTTTCCCCACAGTAATTGCATTTTTATTTTATATCAATATGCAATTAAAAAGGATTTTTCAAGTCTATAAGATACATTTAATTTTTATAAATTCTTTTTCACTACTTTTAACTACAATTTTGTTTATAGTTCTTTTTAGGGTTTCAGCAAATAAAATATTGGTAAAAAGAATACTTATAGGATCTTCATTTGTTTGTGCCTGCATTTGGTTTATCTTTAAGTGGCTGTTTCTTTACTATATCTCTTATAATAAGATTTATCCAAGTTTTTATGGTTCCATTTCTATCTTGATTATTTTTATGCTCTGGATTTATGCATCTTGGACAATTTTGCTCTTTGGAATGAGGTTTTGTGAAGGGATAAGTATTTTTGCGGAACATAAAACTAAAAAAGGCATCGCCAAATAG
- a CDS encoding response regulator transcription factor, with protein MIYILEDDDSIRELVIYTLQTQNFEIQGFKTAQDFFKALKTSLPKLILLDIMLPDQDGLSVLQTLKNKVTTREIPTILLTAKNSEFDKVKGLDMGADDYISKPFGVMELIARIKAVSRRIQSSVKEEFRIKNFYFNDKKHLVSIDGVNIDLTLKEYKILHLFLNYPNIVFSREQIAMEVWGDDFPSISRTIDMHIKTLRQKLGIYGKLISTVRGVGYKLEQQNIDHD; from the coding sequence ATGATTTATATTTTAGAAGATGATGATAGTATCAGAGAGCTTGTAATTTATACATTACAAACACAGAATTTTGAAATACAGGGGTTTAAAACAGCACAAGACTTTTTTAAAGCTCTTAAAACCTCCCTGCCAAAATTGATATTGCTTGATATTATGTTACCAGATCAGGATGGATTAAGTGTCTTGCAAACTTTAAAAAATAAAGTTACAACTAGAGAGATTCCAACAATTTTACTTACTGCTAAAAATAGTGAGTTTGATAAGGTGAAGGGTCTTGATATGGGAGCTGATGATTATATTAGTAAGCCCTTTGGCGTGATGGAGCTTATTGCAAGAATCAAGGCAGTTTCTAGGAGAATTCAATCCAGTGTTAAAGAAGAATTTAGAATCAAAAATTTCTACTTTAATGATAAAAAACATTTGGTTAGCATTGATGGCGTAAATATTGATCTTACTTTGAAAGAATACAAGATCTTGCACTTATTTTTAAATTATCCCAATATAGTTTTTAGTAGAGAACAAATTGCAATGGAAGTTTGGGGGGATGACTTTCCAAGCATTAGTCGCACAATTGATATGCATATAAAGACTCTGCGTCAAAAATTAGGCATTTATGGCAAGCTGATCTCCACTGTTCGTGGGGTTGGTTATAAATTAGAACAACAAAATATTGATCATGACTAA
- the phoU gene encoding phosphate signaling complex protein PhoU, which yields MRTFFNSQMDLLNTELIKMGSLCEEIIGLSIKALQNRKDLYKEVANLESQIDRQENGIQDLCMQILLQQQPVAGDLRKVYSALKIISDMERIGDMALDIAKIAKELTKDDCQAGLEDMAKSTIEMVSCCVDCFIKQDLNIAHKVIENDDIIDGLFYKIKQSIITRLGVDSHHSEALINYLMIAKYFEKIADHSTNIAEWVKYSITGHYVGEE from the coding sequence ATGAGAACATTTTTTAATTCCCAAATGGATTTATTAAATACTGAGTTGATTAAGATGGGAAGTTTATGTGAAGAGATAATTGGTCTATCTATCAAGGCACTACAAAATCGTAAGGATTTGTATAAGGAGGTTGCTAACTTAGAATCTCAAATTGATAGACAGGAAAATGGCATTCAAGATCTATGTATGCAAATTTTATTGCAACAGCAACCAGTTGCAGGAGATTTGAGAAAGGTTTATTCTGCATTAAAGATTATATCTGATATGGAAAGAATAGGAGATATGGCGCTAGATATTGCAAAGATTGCCAAAGAACTGACAAAAGATGATTGTCAAGCAGGGCTGGAAGATATGGCAAAATCAACAATTGAAATGGTGAGTTGTTGTGTTGATTGCTTCATAAAACAAGATTTAAATATCGCTCATAAAGTGATTGAGAATGATGATATTATAGATGGGTTATTTTATAAAATAAAACAAAGTATTATCACAAGATTGGGTGTAGATTCTCATCATAGTGAGGCATTAATTAATTATTTGATGATTGCAAAGTATTTTGAAAAAATTGCAGATCATTCCACTAATATTGCAGAATGGGTAAAATATTCTATTACAGGACATTATGTAGGTGAAGAATGA
- a CDS encoding MBL fold metallo-hydrolase, giving the protein MEIKTKAFGIYETNCHIIIQENKQWIIDPGDGATKWIAQECNNPVAILITHGHFDHIFDVFHLKQKFPNIKIYCPKQDAFMLKSDCFDTGVIPCAPDIEIENFKSSKELEIDGLRVVYHHLPGHTPGCSIIELDTCIFSGDFVFKRSIGRFDFPYSNALDMKESLQRFSDLKRESDKIIFTGHGENTKLFIEQDNVKLWIQRI; this is encoded by the coding sequence GTGGAAATTAAAACCAAAGCCTTTGGAATTTATGAAACAAATTGTCATATTATTATTCAAGAGAATAAGCAATGGATTATTGATCCTGGCGATGGAGCCACGAAGTGGATAGCACAAGAGTGCAATAATCCTGTAGCTATTTTAATTACACATGGGCATTTTGATCACATTTTTGATGTTTTTCACTTAAAACAAAAATTTCCAAATATAAAGATTTATTGCCCCAAGCAAGATGCTTTTATGCTTAAGAGTGATTGTTTTGACACTGGAGTTATACCTTGTGCTCCAGATATTGAAATTGAAAATTTTAAATCAAGCAAAGAGCTAGAAATTGATGGTTTAAGGGTTGTGTATCATCATTTACCAGGACATACCCCTGGATGCTCAATCATAGAACTTGATACTTGTATTTTTAGTGGAGATTTTGTTTTTAAAAGGAGCATAGGTCGTTTTGATTTCCCCTACTCTAATGCTTTGGATATGAAAGAATCTTTGCAAAGATTTAGTGATTTGAAAAGAGAGAGCGATAAGATAATTTTTACAGGACATGGAGAAAATACAAAACTTTTTATTGAACAAGATAATGTAAAACTATGGATACAAAGAATCTAA
- a CDS encoding substrate-binding domain-containing protein: MKKYFKFLLTLSLGLQILYAHQIDVISREEGSGTRGAFVELLQIQKVNKKGKKVDAITQRAEITNSTSVVLSTVSGNKNAIGYISLGSLNNDVKVVSVDGAVPSVQSIRNKTYPIARPFNIVTKEKVNLVAQDFINFILSQDGQAIVDSKGYIGLDTNNPFSSTLVEGKITISGSSSIAPVMEALKEAYLKINPKATIQLQQSDSTIGVTSVIQGISDIGMVSRELKQSEKDKGVVSKVIAIDGIVLIVNQENPIANLTQEQIKEIYIGNIKDWKDLQGK, from the coding sequence ATGAAAAAATATTTCAAGTTTTTGCTTACTTTGAGTTTAGGGTTGCAAATTTTGTATGCACATCAAATTGATGTAATTTCGAGGGAGGAAGGTTCTGGCACTAGAGGTGCTTTTGTGGAATTACTTCAGATTCAAAAGGTAAATAAAAAGGGTAAAAAAGTAGATGCAATTACTCAAAGAGCAGAGATTACTAATTCTACTTCTGTTGTTCTAAGCACTGTGTCTGGAAATAAGAATGCAATTGGTTATATTTCACTAGGATCTTTAAATAATGATGTAAAAGTAGTATCTGTGGATGGTGCTGTGCCTAGTGTTCAAAGTATTAGAAATAAGACTTATCCTATTGCAAGGCCATTTAACATTGTTACAAAAGAAAAAGTTAATTTAGTTGCACAGGATTTTATTAATTTTATTTTAAGTCAAGATGGACAAGCTATTGTAGATTCTAAGGGTTATATTGGGTTAGATACTAATAATCCCTTTAGTAGCACTCTTGTTGAGGGAAAGATTACTATTTCTGGGTCTTCTTCTATTGCTCCTGTAATGGAGGCGCTAAAAGAAGCCTATTTAAAAATCAATCCTAAGGCAACAATTCAACTTCAACAAAGCGATTCAACCATAGGTGTTACTTCTGTAATTCAAGGGATAAGTGATATTGGAATGGTATCTAGAGAGTTAAAACAAAGTGAAAAGGATAAGGGGGTAGTTTCAAAAGTTATAGCAATTGATGGTATTGTTCTAATTGTCAATCAAGAAAATCCTATTGCTAATTTAACTCAAGAACAAATAAAAGAAATCTACATTGGCAATATAAAAGACTGGAAAGATTTGCAAGGTAAGTAA
- a CDS encoding acetylornithine transaminase: protein MSKEQENIKQDQEYLLNTYAKQYLFFHKAKGSRLWNEDNQDYIDFSSGIGVCSVGHCNDVLNQNLKEQLDSIVHTSNLYNNSLQTQLAKKIVQLSGYDMGVFFSNSGAEANECAIKIARKFGEESQRYEIITLESSFHGRTIATLKATGQKKFHQHFGPFPKGFKIAKDIEHIKKLISKKTCAVMIELIQGEGGVRSFDQKQIQDLSRFLKKNKVLLIIDEVQSGVYRSGSFLASQEYNITPDIITLAKGLGGGIPIGATLTNLKTIFFHGDHGSTFGGNFLAMRAGISVLSILEQEFNKGALQKNINSFKTHLDSIIKDFPNLFIETTGMGLMLGLKALNQDIFDKVIKNSLVERVLVLKSGNNVVRFLPPLNISEEEISEGFKRFRIACIKVEAR, encoded by the coding sequence ATGTCAAAGGAACAAGAAAATATAAAACAAGATCAAGAATATCTCCTAAACACTTATGCAAAACAATATTTATTTTTTCATAAAGCTAAGGGATCTAGATTATGGAATGAGGATAATCAGGATTATATCGATTTTAGTAGTGGTATTGGTGTTTGCAGTGTTGGACATTGTAATGATGTTTTAAATCAAAATTTAAAAGAACAGCTAGATAGCATTGTGCATACTTCAAATCTCTACAATAATAGTTTGCAAACTCAATTAGCAAAAAAAATCGTCCAGTTAAGTGGTTATGATATGGGTGTGTTTTTTAGCAACTCTGGTGCAGAGGCAAATGAATGCGCTATCAAGATTGCAAGAAAGTTTGGAGAAGAATCGCAAAGATATGAGATTATTACCTTAGAATCTAGTTTTCACGGCAGAACCATAGCAACTTTAAAAGCTACGGGGCAAAAAAAATTCCATCAGCACTTTGGACCTTTTCCAAAAGGTTTTAAGATTGCAAAGGATATAGAACACATTAAAAAACTAATCAGTAAAAAAACTTGTGCTGTTATGATTGAGCTTATTCAAGGGGAGGGTGGTGTAAGATCTTTTGATCAAAAACAAATACAAGACCTCTCTAGATTCTTAAAAAAGAATAAAGTTTTATTAATAATAGATGAAGTCCAAAGTGGGGTTTACCGCAGTGGAAGTTTTTTGGCAAGTCAAGAATATAATATCACTCCTGATATTATTACCTTGGCAAAAGGTCTTGGTGGAGGTATTCCAATTGGAGCAACTCTCACAAATCTAAAAACTATTTTTTTTCATGGGGATCACGGCAGTACCTTTGGAGGTAATTTTTTAGCAATGAGGGCAGGAATTAGTGTATTAAGTATTTTAGAACAAGAGTTCAATAAAGGTGCTCTGCAGAAAAATATCAACTCCTTTAAAACCCATCTAGATTCTATCATAAAAGACTTTCCCAATCTTTTCATAGAAACTACGGGAATGGGATTAATGCTTGGACTAAAGGCATTAAATCAAGATATCTTTGATAAAGTCATAAAAAATAGTCTTGTTGAGCGCGTGCTAGTATTAAAGTCAGGTAACAATGTAGTTAGATTTCTTCCTCCACTAAATATTAGCGAAGAGGAAATATCAGAGGGATTTAAGAGATTTAGAATAGCTTGTATAAAAGTAGAAGCTAGATAG
- the hsrA gene encoding homeostatic response regulator transcription factor HsrA, with the protein MRILFVDEEISVSKSLASFFAKQDYQIDIAGNLKDGHYYIGIRNYDVILLSFHFNEEFEEIISIIRNKAPKTIIMVTNQKNTKSEAEVRSFRCGVDDYILKPIDGEALLARIEARLKFSTSGIIEIEDLVINPDEERVLYKGKEVEVKGKPFEVLTHLARHRDQIVSKEQLLDAIWEEPELVTPNVIEVAINQIRQKLDKPLDISTVETVRRRGYRFCYPKARQD; encoded by the coding sequence ATGCGTATCCTGTTCGTTGATGAGGAAATAAGTGTCAGTAAATCTTTAGCATCTTTTTTTGCAAAACAAGATTATCAGATTGATATTGCTGGTAATTTAAAGGATGGCCATTATTATATTGGTATTAGAAATTATGATGTAATTTTGTTGAGTTTTCATTTTAATGAAGAATTTGAGGAGATTATTAGCATTATAAGAAACAAAGCCCCAAAAACTATTATTATGGTAACTAATCAAAAAAATACAAAATCAGAAGCAGAGGTTCGTTCATTTAGATGTGGTGTTGATGACTATATACTTAAGCCTATTGATGGGGAAGCTTTGTTGGCTAGGATTGAAGCTAGACTTAAATTTTCTACATCTGGTATTATCGAGATTGAAGACTTAGTCATTAATCCTGATGAGGAAAGGGTACTTTATAAAGGAAAAGAGGTTGAAGTAAAAGGAAAACCTTTTGAAGTTTTAACACATCTTGCTCGCCATAGAGATCAAATTGTTTCAAAAGAACAGCTTCTTGATGCTATCTGGGAAGAACCTGAACTTGTAACACCCAATGTTATTGAGGTAGCAATTAATCAAATTAGACAAAAACTTGATAAACCTTTAGATATTTCTACTGTAGAGACAGTAAGGAGAAGAGGTTATAGATTTTGCTACCCAAAAGCTAGACAGGATTAA
- a CDS encoding sensor histidine kinase, whose amino-acid sequence MTKRIFRAIFGSSLLILLISILLLGVFIDRELEKKIHNNLQDETRVVVEFLKRNTLEMLKGNFLQNRIRILSPDKEVLFDNIISLKDELKYSTEKAPQKIFNDLAMQRCYEENLTTKVLKITTILPDGKILEVSNCKTYFFGIIFSDSLILFALFLFIFICSFFLASYLSKIIILPLNNIDLKNPYNSKIYDEFLPFLSKISQQETLIHKQIAQLKQKQEDFNAITQNMQEAFLIIDDQYRILSFNKSASRLFGAIYLGDNIFGISRQKELKEAIEKALQGKNSEEILEKDSCFYQVFASSVYEDKKIIGAVILILDITEIKERENLRREFSANVSHELKTPLTSILGYADLIKNNLVPQKDMQQIGTKIHQQSQHLLELINDIIKISRLDEGQSPYQKEEFNLRESIENILQHINTKDITIKLFGECKIFGVKTLIEDMIFNLCDNAVKYNKKNGKIFITLEESQSGGSFSIQDTGMGISIQNQQRVFERFFREDKSRSKTIEGTGLGLSIVKHIAILHSFDLNLQSELGVGTTITVSWNKK is encoded by the coding sequence ATGACTAAGAGAATTTTTAGAGCAATTTTTGGTTCTTCCTTGCTAATTCTTTTAATTAGTATTTTATTGCTAGGTGTTTTTATAGACAGAGAATTGGAAAAAAAAATTCATAATAATCTACAAGATGAAACAAGAGTTGTTGTGGAATTTCTAAAAAGAAATACCCTGGAGATGCTTAAGGGTAATTTTTTACAAAATCGCATTAGAATCCTTTCTCCTGATAAAGAAGTTTTATTTGATAATATTATTTCTCTTAAAGATGAATTAAAATACTCAACAGAAAAAGCACCGCAAAAGATTTTTAATGATCTTGCTATGCAAAGGTGTTATGAAGAGAATCTAACAACAAAAGTTTTAAAGATTACAACAATTTTGCCTGATGGAAAAATTTTAGAAGTATCTAATTGCAAGACTTATTTTTTTGGTATTATTTTTAGTGACTCTCTGATTTTATTTGCTCTTTTCCTTTTTATTTTTATTTGTAGTTTCTTTCTGGCCTCATATCTATCAAAGATAATCATTTTACCCCTTAATAATATCGATTTAAAAAATCCTTACAATTCTAAAATCTATGATGAGTTTCTCCCATTCTTATCAAAAATATCTCAGCAAGAAACATTGATTCACAAGCAAATCGCACAATTAAAACAAAAACAAGAAGATTTTAATGCAATCACTCAAAATATGCAAGAAGCCTTTTTGATTATTGATGATCAATATAGAATACTTTCTTTTAACAAGAGTGCAAGTAGGTTATTTGGGGCGATTTATTTGGGGGATAATATTTTTGGAATCAGTCGTCAAAAAGAACTTAAAGAAGCAATAGAAAAGGCATTGCAAGGAAAAAATAGTGAGGAGATTCTAGAAAAAGATTCTTGTTTTTATCAAGTTTTTGCAAGTAGTGTTTATGAGGATAAAAAAATTATTGGAGCAGTAATATTGATTTTAGATATTACTGAGATTAAAGAGAGGGAAAATTTAAGACGAGAATTTAGCGCAAATGTATCTCACGAGTTAAAAACGCCTCTTACTTCAATTTTAGGCTATGCAGATCTAATAAAAAATAATTTAGTGCCTCAAAAAGATATGCAACAAATTGGGACAAAGATTCATCAGCAATCACAACACTTGTTGGAACTTATCAATGATATCATTAAAATTTCAAGGCTTGATGAAGGACAGTCTCCTTATCAAAAAGAAGAATTTAATCTAAGAGAGAGTATAGAAAACATCTTGCAACATATTAACACCAAAGATATTACTATAAAACTTTTTGGGGAGTGTAAAATATTTGGGGTAAAAACCCTGATAGAAGATATGATTTTTAATCTTTGTGATAATGCGGTTAAGTATAATAAAAAAAATGGAAAGATTTTCATTACTCTAGAAGAGAGCCAATCAGGAGGATCTTTTAGTATTCAAGATACAGGGATGGGTATCAGTATTCAAAACCAACAAAGAGTTTTTGAAAGGTTTTTTAGGGAAGATAAGAGTCGTTCCAAAACAATAGAGGGAACAGGACTTGGATTATCTATCGTAAAACACATAGCAATCCTACACTCTTTTGATCTCAATCTTCAAAGTGAGCTAGGTGTAGGAACGACTATTACTGTTTCTTGGAATAAAAAATAG
- the pstC gene encoding phosphate ABC transporter permease subunit PstC encodes MQELREKLAYIVFLLSAYVCIFCVGLICFFLFSNGIPAIKNIGIIDFLFGETWKPLDEEFGIFPMIIGSIYITAGAIICGVPIGILSAVFMSKFCNKKLAKVLNPAINLMAGIPSIVYGFFGLVVLVPFIQTLFGTSGKGILSASLLLGIMILPTIITISKTAIDAVPNSYYEGALALGATHEKSVFLVLLPAAKSGVLTSIILGIGRAIGETMAVVMIAGNQAVLPQSILDGVRTLTTNIVLEMGYATDLHREALLGTAVVLFVFILLINLLFSVLSRKQR; translated from the coding sequence ATGCAAGAGTTGAGAGAAAAACTTGCATATATCGTGTTTTTGCTATCAGCCTATGTGTGTATTTTTTGTGTAGGCTTGATATGCTTTTTTTTATTTAGCAATGGGATACCTGCTATCAAAAACATCGGTATAATTGATTTTTTGTTTGGAGAAACCTGGAAACCTTTAGATGAGGAATTTGGTATTTTTCCAATGATTATAGGGAGTATTTATATTACTGCTGGAGCTATTATTTGTGGAGTTCCAATAGGGATTCTTAGTGCTGTTTTTATGTCAAAATTTTGTAATAAAAAACTGGCAAAAGTTCTAAATCCTGCAATTAATCTAATGGCAGGGATTCCTTCTATAGTTTATGGTTTTTTTGGTCTTGTTGTCCTTGTTCCATTTATACAAACTTTGTTTGGAACAAGTGGAAAGGGTATTTTAAGTGCTTCTCTTCTTCTTGGAATCATGATTCTTCCTACAATTATTACAATCAGCAAAACTGCAATTGATGCGGTTCCAAACTCTTATTATGAAGGAGCATTAGCACTTGGTGCAACTCATGAAAAAAGTGTATTTTTAGTTCTTCTACCTGCGGCAAAATCTGGAGTTTTGACAAGTATTATACTTGGTATTGGTAGAGCCATAGGAGAAACGATGGCTGTGGTGATGATAGCAGGGAATCAAGCTGTTCTTCCTCAAAGTATTTTAGATGGAGTTAGAACATTGACAACAAATATTGTTTTAGAAATGGGATATGCAACAGACTTGCATAGAGAAGCATTGTTGGGAACAGCTGTGGTTTTATTTGTCTTTATTTTGCTTATTAATCTTTTATTTTCAGTATTAAGTAGGAAGCAAAGATGA
- the pstA gene encoding phosphate ABC transporter permease PstA, translating to MRAIYKDKLSLFLLFSVYVAIIIVIGLFLLLVGYILIKGIPHLNFESFAWEYNSVNVSMMPAIINTVLMVIASLFLAVPIGVFGAIYLVEYAKKSSKSITIVNLMSETLSGIPSIIFGLFGYLMFVVYFGFGYSFLSGVLTLSIMILPLLIQTTQESLKSVPLSYREGSFALGAGKLRTIFFIILPSAIPGILSGIILGTGRIVGESAALIYTAGTLAQVFQSLLDSGRSLSVHMYALLSEGLYVNQAYAAACILLFIIILLNLISSLIAKYFSKEKL from the coding sequence ATGAGAGCTATATATAAGGATAAATTATCACTTTTCTTGTTGTTTTCTGTGTATGTAGCAATTATTATTGTAATTGGATTGTTTTTGCTTTTGGTGGGATATATCCTTATTAAGGGGATTCCTCATTTAAATTTTGAATCCTTTGCTTGGGAGTATAATTCTGTAAATGTATCAATGATGCCAGCAATTATCAATACCGTATTGATGGTAATTGCAAGTTTATTTTTAGCAGTTCCAATTGGTGTATTTGGTGCTATTTATTTGGTAGAGTATGCAAAAAAGAGTAGTAAGTCTATCACGATTGTTAATTTAATGAGTGAGACTTTATCGGGTATCCCATCAATCATTTTTGGTCTTTTTGGCTATTTAATGTTTGTCGTATATTTTGGTTTTGGTTATTCTTTTTTAAGTGGGGTTCTTACGCTCTCTATTATGATATTACCATTATTGATACAAACAACCCAAGAATCTCTAAAATCTGTCCCTTTGAGTTATAGAGAGGGAAGTTTTGCACTTGGTGCAGGGAAACTAAGAACTATATTTTTTATCATTCTGCCATCAGCAATACCAGGGATTCTTAGTGGTATTATTTTAGGTACAGGTAGAATTGTTGGAGAAAGTGCAGCATTAATTTATACTGCTGGGACATTGGCTCAAGTTTTTCAAAGTCTCTTAGATTCTGGAAGGAGTCTTAGTGTGCATATGTATGCTCTGCTTTCTGAGGGTCTTTATGTAAATCAGGCTTATGCCGCGGCTTGTATTTTACTTTTTATTATCATCTTGCTTAACTTAATATCATCGCTTATAGCAAAATATTTTTCAAAGGAAAAATTATGA
- the pstB gene encoding phosphate ABC transporter ATP-binding protein PstB has translation MSKFNISNFNLFYDNFHALKDINIQIEEREITAFIGPSGCGKSSLLKTLNRMNDLVEGCKVEGKILLDEVDIYGDIDVNLLRKRVGMVFQKPNPFPMSIYDNIAFGPRTHGISNKLQLNNIVEDSLRKAAIWDDVKDRLHKSALGLSGGQQQRLCIARALAISPEVLLMDEPTSALDPISTTKIEDLVLELKKHYTIVIVTHNMQQAARISDKTAFFLLGELIEFASTKQIFSMPKEKQTEDYITGRFG, from the coding sequence ATGAGTAAATTTAATATCTCAAATTTCAATTTATTTTATGATAATTTTCATGCACTAAAGGATATTAACATTCAGATAGAAGAGAGGGAAATTACTGCTTTTATAGGACCTAGTGGTTGTGGAAAGTCTTCATTACTTAAAACCTTGAACCGTATGAATGATCTTGTAGAAGGTTGCAAGGTTGAGGGTAAAATACTTCTAGATGAAGTGGATATTTATGGAGATATAGATGTCAATCTCTTGAGAAAAAGAGTAGGAATGGTTTTTCAAAAGCCCAATCCTTTCCCAATGAGCATTTATGACAATATAGCCTTTGGGCCCAGAACTCACGGAATCTCTAATAAACTTCAGCTCAACAATATTGTTGAAGATTCTTTGAGAAAAGCTGCAATATGGGATGATGTAAAAGATAGATTACATAAGAGTGCATTGGGATTATCAGGAGGACAACAACAAAGGCTATGCATTGCAAGAGCTTTGGCAATATCTCCAGAAGTTTTATTGATGGATGAGCCCACTAGTGCTTTGGATCCAATTTCAACCACTAAAATTGAAGATTTGGTTTTAGAGCTCAAAAAACACTATACAATAGTAATTGTTACGCATAATATGCAACAGGCTGCTCGTATATCAGATAAAACAGCATTCTTTTTATTAGGAGAGTTAATTGAGTTTGCATCTACAAAACAGATTTTTTCAATGCCAAAAGAAAAGCAAACTGAAGATTATATAACAGGGAGGTTTGGATAA